In Apium graveolens cultivar Ventura unplaced genomic scaffold, ASM990537v1 ctg7413, whole genome shotgun sequence, a single genomic region encodes these proteins:
- the LOC141704110 gene encoding uncharacterized protein LOC141704110, translated as MEMHDFDVILGMDWLSENRATIDCQGKRVIFGDADKLEFVYQGSHPQGDIKLISALKASKLLSKGCDGYLAFVKDTSKDEPSIEDYPAVREYEDVFPDELPGLPPHREVEFTIELVPGAEPISKAPYRMAPLELQELKEQLQELLDRGFIRPSVSPWGALVLGSSGSIANLKVELNLVSRVKEAQKDDTGLKAIRSEVAGGKQKHFRVDDEGMIWLGGKLCVPADPAIREKILKEAHSSSFSIHPGDHVFLKVSPSKGVKYFGMKGKLSLRYIGHFDVMEKVGEVSYRVGLPPQLSHVHNVFHVSVLRGYKYHPLHVVQYPLHKIREDLSCEEETETILAREGRVLRKNTIPFVKVLWKNHSEREATWELEESIREKYSHLFESSTSI; from the exons ATGGAGATGCATGACTTTGATGTTATCTTGGGTATGGATTGGTTGAGTGAAAATCGTGCCACAATTGATTGTCAAGGAAAAAGGGTGATCTTTGGGGATGCAGATAAACTAGAATTTGTGTACCAAGGGTCTCACCCGCAGGGGGATATTAAGTTAATTTCTGCTCTAAAGGCGAGTAAATTGTTGTCTAAGGGTTGTGATGGCTACCTTGCTTTCGTGAAGGATACATCGAAGGATGAACCTAGCATCGAGGATTATCCAGCTGTGAGGGAGTATGAAGATGTGTTCCCCGATGAGCTACCAGGTTTGCCACCACATAGAGAGGTGGAGTTTACTATTGAACTTGTTCCAGGTGCCGAGCCTATTTCTAAGGCGCCTTATCGAATGGCACCACTtgagttgcaagaattgaaggagcaGTTGCAAGAGTTATTGGATAGAGGATTTATTAGGCCAAGTGTGTCTCCTTGGGGCGCTCTTGTgct aggATCAAGTGGTAGCATTGCAAATTTGAAAGTGGAACTGAATCTTGTTTCAAGGGTTAAGGAAGCTCAGAAGGATGATACAGGTTTGAAAGCTATTAGATCTGAGGTGGCAGGTGGCAAGCAAAAACACTTTCGTGTTGATGATGAGGGCATGATATGGTTGGGTGGGAAATTGTGCGTGCCCGCAGACCCGGCGATTCGTGAGAaaattttgaaggaggctcatagttcttcattttctattcatccag gtgatcatgtgttcttgAAGGTGTCTCCTTCTAAGGGTGTGAAATAttttggtatgaagggaaagctTAGTCTAAGATATATTGGCCATTTCGACGTTATGGAGAAAGTAGGGGAAGTATCTTATAGAGTTGGGTTGCCaccacaactatctcatgtgcataatgtgtttcatgtgtctgTTTTGAGGGGCTATAAATATCATCCATTACACGTAGTTCAGTATCCATTGCATAAGATTAGAGAAgatctttcttgtgaggaagAAACTGAGACTATCTTAGCTCGAGAAGGGCGAGTTTTGAGGAAGAACACCATTCCGTTTGTGAAggttttgtggaaaaatcattctGAGAGAGAggcgacttgggagttagaagaATCTATCCGTGAGAAATATTCGCATTTGTTCGAATCTAGTACGAGTATTTAG